The Ahaetulla prasina isolate Xishuangbanna chromosome 3, ASM2864084v1, whole genome shotgun sequence genome window below encodes:
- the LOC131195289 gene encoding BPTI/Kunitz domain-containing protein-like, translated as MWARLLLVGVLLSFSADLHAASGGDGDEESLRPLNSFCQLPPDRQKCSDKSSIRVFYNSQAGVCEKFVHQGCEGNENNFATQLECLRACASRDICRLPSDSGFGDAYRFRFFYNTVSKACESFLYKGSRGNANNFWDEETCTQFCTGPRRRCPKPQGLGICITQCQSDADCGKGSFCCPTGCGTVCRRGVEEER; from the exons ATGTGGGCCAGGCTTCTTCTCGTTGGGGTGCTCCTCTCCTTCTCTGCTGACCTCCATGCTGCCAGTGGTGGAGATGGTGATGAAGAGAGCCTGAGACCTCTGAACA GTTTCTGCCAGTTGCCTCCAGATCGTCAAAAATGCAGCGACAAGTCCTCCATCCGGGTCTTCTATAACTCCCAGGCGGGCGTGTGTGAAAAGTTTGTCCATCAAGGCTGCGAAGGCAACGAAAACAACTTCGCAACTCAGCTAGAATGCCTGCGGGCCTGTGCCAGCCGTG ATATTTGCCGACTCCCAAGTGATTCTGGGTTTGGTGACGCCTATCGGTTCCGCTTCTTCTACAACACCGTCTCCAAGGCCTGTGAGAGTTTCCTCTACAAAGGCAGCAGAGGAAACGCCAACAACTTTTGGGATGAGGAAACCTGCACCCAGTTCTGCACAG GACCACGAAGACGGTGCCCAAAGCCCCAAGGACTTGGCATCTGTATTACGCAATGCCAATCAGACGCCGACTGTGGCAAAGGGTCATTCTGCTGCCCCACCGGCTGTGGCACTGTCTGCCGAAGAGGAGTTGAGGAG GAGCGTTGA